One Mycobacterium paraseoulense genomic window, AACGCCAACACTTGACCGACGTCGCCCGCAGACTGATGACCGATCGGGATTCCCGCCCGCTACTGCTGGCGGAGTTGACCGAACTCGTGGCCGCGCCACCAAGCTGACCGGTTCAGCGATGCCGCGCGCGGGCGCGCCGCACGGCCTCTTCGACCAGCCGTTCGGCGACGACGTTCAGCTTGATGTTCTCGGTCTGGCTGATCTGGGCGAGCCGGCCGAAGGCCTCCTCGGCGGTGCTGCCCGACCTGCTACGGATGATGCCGATCGCCTGATCGATCACCGCGCGGCTGTCCAACGCGCGCTGCAATCGCGTCGTCCGTTCCTGGGCGTTGGCCAGCAACTGCGCGTTGTGCACCGATACCGCGGCGGGCCTGGCGAACTGGGACCCCAACCGCACCGCGTGCTCGCCGAAGGCGTCGCGGTTTTTGGCATAGGCATTGATCGCCCCGATCACCTGGTCGTCAACGATCAAGGGGAGTGCTAGTGCGGAATGCACGTGCATCCGGGCTACCCGGCCACCGAAGTGCGGCCAACGGCTGTCACTTCCCAGCGATCCGCTCACCGCGGGCCGCCGCGACTGCATGCATGTTATGCATGGCCCCTCGTGCAGTTCGTCGTACTGGATGGTGTCGATCTCGTGGACGAGTGCCGCTGTCGCCGCCCAGGTCTGGACACTGGAAATGCCGTATCGAGGGTCGATCAACGCGACGCCCACACCGTCTGCGCGGGGAATCGCCTGGGCGGCGAATTCCGCCACGTCCCCCAGAATGTCGATCACGCCTTGGGCGCCGGCCACAATCCCGGACACGCCGCGGAGCCCGGCATACAACTCGGCCTCGTCCGCTTCCCGTTGGGTGGGGGAGGGCTCGGATCGTGCGGGCGCATTGCGGCCGGGCTGGGCGTCGAAGTCGGTCACTATCCCCTCCTCCGAGACAAACCTACTCTTTGCCGCGCCCCGGTAGTCAGCTCACGAGCGTCAGCGTATGGACGCGTCGAAGCTTCCCCGACGGCGTTTTCGGGATCGTTCCCGGCTCGAGCACGACCACGTTGCGAGGCCGGACATCGACCTCGGCGACCACCTCGTGCGCCACCTGATGCTCGATGCGGCGCACCTCGG contains:
- a CDS encoding GAF and ANTAR domain-containing protein; the protein is MTDFDAQPGRNAPARSEPSPTQREADEAELYAGLRGVSGIVAGAQGVIDILGDVAEFAAQAIPRADGVGVALIDPRYGISSVQTWAATAALVHEIDTIQYDELHEGPCITCMQSRRPAVSGSLGSDSRWPHFGGRVARMHVHSALALPLIVDDQVIGAINAYAKNRDAFGEHAVRLGSQFARPAAVSVHNAQLLANAQERTTRLQRALDSRAVIDQAIGIIRSRSGSTAEEAFGRLAQISQTENIKLNVVAERLVEEAVRRARARHR